A genomic segment from Flavobacterium litorale encodes:
- a CDS encoding pyridoxal phosphate-dependent aminotransferase, which produces MPKVSIKGQQMPESPIRKLVPFSEAAKDKGLKVYHLNIGQPDIKTPERALNSVKDNIPEILEYSHSAGFESYREKLANYYQQHGIQVDKADIIITTGGSEALLFAMGSTMDSGDEIIIPEPFYANYNGFSVASGVNVVPVISTIEDGFALPPIADFEKLITPKTKAILICNPGNPTGYLYTEEEILQLAELVKEHDLFLIADEVYREFTYDGDEHYSVMNVSGIEEHAIMIDSVSKRYSMCGARVGCIVSKNKAVMSAAMKFAQARLSPPTLAQIASEAALDTPKEYFDEVIKEYKDRRDTLIKGLKDIEGVKVAVPKGAFYCIAKLPVDDADKFAQWLLESFELNGETIMVAPAAGFYSSPNVGTTEIRIAYVLKKEDLIQSIAILKEAIKQYNDKK; this is translated from the coding sequence ATGCCTAAAGTATCTATAAAAGGGCAACAGATGCCTGAATCGCCTATACGAAAATTAGTTCCTTTCTCTGAGGCAGCTAAAGATAAAGGACTAAAAGTGTACCACCTTAATATAGGGCAGCCCGATATAAAAACACCCGAAAGAGCACTAAATAGTGTAAAAGATAATATACCTGAAATATTAGAATATAGCCATTCGGCAGGTTTTGAAAGCTATAGAGAAAAGCTGGCCAATTACTATCAGCAACACGGAATACAAGTTGATAAAGCTGATATAATTATAACCACAGGAGGATCTGAGGCACTTTTATTTGCAATGGGTAGTACTATGGATTCAGGTGATGAGATAATTATACCTGAGCCTTTTTATGCCAACTACAATGGTTTTTCAGTAGCATCAGGTGTAAACGTAGTTCCTGTTATATCTACAATAGAAGATGGCTTTGCCCTACCCCCTATTGCCGATTTTGAAAAGCTAATAACACCAAAAACAAAAGCAATATTAATATGCAACCCTGGTAACCCAACAGGTTATTTGTATACCGAAGAAGAAATACTGCAATTAGCTGAGTTGGTAAAAGAACATGATCTTTTTCTTATTGCTGATGAAGTATACCGTGAATTTACATACGATGGCGACGAGCACTATTCTGTTATGAATGTATCAGGCATAGAAGAACATGCTATAATGATTGATTCCGTATCAAAACGCTATAGTATGTGTGGAGCAAGAGTAGGTTGCATAGTGTCTAAAAACAAAGCTGTAATGTCAGCAGCAATGAAATTTGCTCAAGCACGATTAAGCCCCCCTACACTAGCACAAATTGCCAGTGAAGCAGCACTAGATACTCCAAAAGAGTATTTTGATGAGGTAATTAAGGAGTATAAAGATAGACGTGATACACTTATAAAAGGACTTAAAGATATAGAAGGTGTAAAAGTTGCTGTACCCAAAGGAGCATTTTATTGCATTGCAAAACTACCCGTAGATGATGCTGATAAATTTGCGCAGTGGTTATTAGAAAGTTTTGAACTTAATGGCGAAACTATAATGGTAGCTCCAGCAGCAGGATTTTATTCTTCACCAAACGTAGGCACAACTGAAATACGTATTGCATACGTACTTAAAAAAGAAGACTTAATACAATCTATAGCTATATTAAAGGAAGCCATAAAACAATACAACGATAAAAAATAG
- a CDS encoding DUF1573 domain-containing protein → MKKILGLLAAIIISAASYAQTGPKIEFKTDVIDYGTVYKGEDSGIREFEFTNTGDEPLIIEKVKSTCGCTIPSKPKEPIMPGKTGKIEVKYNMKPGPIRKTITVMSNAVNYENGTVAIKIKGEVKSAEDVNILQKKKTITSQ, encoded by the coding sequence ATGAAGAAGATTTTAGGTCTATTAGCAGCCATTATAATTAGCGCTGCATCGTACGCACAAACAGGTCCAAAAATTGAGTTTAAGACAGATGTTATTGACTATGGTACTGTTTACAAAGGAGAAGATAGCGGTATACGCGAATTTGAATTTACCAATACAGGGGATGAGCCTTTGATAATAGAAAAAGTAAAATCTACCTGTGGTTGTACTATACCCTCTAAACCAAAAGAACCTATTATGCCTGGTAAAACTGGCAAAATAGAAGTAAAATACAATATGAAGCCAGGACCAATTAGAAAAACTATTACTGTAATGTCCAACGCAGTAAATTATGAAAATGGTACTGTGGCAATTAAAATAAAAGGAGAAGTAAAATCGGCGGAAGACGTGAATATTTTACAGAAGAAAAAAACGATAACAAGCCAATAA
- a CDS encoding valine--tRNA ligase, with the protein MTIPSQFDAKAAEQKWYDYWMKNNFFHSEPDHRKPYTIVIPPPNVTGVLHMGHMLNNTIQDVLIRRARLKGFNACWVPGTDHASIATEAKVVAKLKEEGINKNDLSREEFLKHAWEWTDKYGGVILEQLKKLGASCDWERTKFTMDDDMSASVIRSFVDLYNKGLIYRGYRMVNWDPEAQTTLSDEEVHYEEQQGKLYYLRYKIEGSDEHLTIATTRPETILGDTAICVNPNDERYSHLKGKKAIVPIANRVIPIIFDDYVDVEFGTGCLKVTPAHDVNDKELGEKHNLEIIDIFNADATLNSYGLHYEGKDRFVVRNEIAKELEAAGVMEKIETHTNKVGTSERTKAVIEPRLSDQWFLKMEELAKPAIKAVLESEEVKLHPKRFDNTYRHWMENIRDWNISRQLWWGQQIPAYFYGDGKEDFVVAETKEQALGLAKTKTGNTALTVNDLKQDPDALDTWFSSWLWPMAVFGGIMNPDNEEFKYYYPTNDLVTGPDILFFWVARMIVAGYEYTGEKPFSNVYLTGLVRDKQRRKMSKSLGNSPDPLDLIEKFGADGVRVGLLLSASAGNDIMFDEELCNQGKGFSNKIWNAFRLIKGWEVSDIEQPDHSKKAIAWYEAKLQKTLAEIEDHFEKYRISDALMAIYKLVWDDFCSWFLEMIKPAYQQPIDSVTYAKAIEMLEHNLKLLHPFMPFLTEEIWQYIADRNPEEALIVSEWPVMQPADMSIIAGFEMAAEVISGIRTIRKEKNISFKDAISLKVVNNDDATDYFDAIITKLGNVDALEYVNEAVNGALTFRVKSNEYFIPVAGAVNVEEEITKLTEELEYNKGFLKSVQKKLSNERFVSGAPEKVVAIEKQKEADALAKIATIEQSLASLTT; encoded by the coding sequence ATGACAATTCCATCGCAATTTGATGCCAAAGCGGCAGAACAAAAGTGGTATGATTACTGGATGAAGAATAACTTTTTTCATTCAGAGCCTGACCATAGAAAGCCTTATACCATAGTAATACCACCACCAAATGTAACAGGGGTGTTACACATGGGGCACATGCTTAACAATACAATACAGGATGTACTGATACGCCGTGCACGCCTTAAAGGATTTAATGCTTGTTGGGTACCGGGTACCGACCATGCATCGATAGCCACAGAGGCTAAAGTTGTTGCGAAGTTAAAAGAGGAAGGGATTAATAAGAATGACCTTAGCCGTGAGGAGTTCCTTAAGCATGCTTGGGAATGGACAGATAAGTATGGTGGTGTAATACTGGAGCAGCTTAAAAAGCTAGGTGCATCGTGCGATTGGGAGCGTACTAAGTTTACTATGGACGATGATATGAGCGCATCTGTAATTCGTTCGTTTGTAGATTTGTATAACAAAGGATTAATATACCGAGGTTACCGAATGGTAAACTGGGATCCTGAGGCGCAAACTACTTTATCTGACGAAGAAGTTCATTACGAAGAGCAACAAGGAAAACTATACTATTTACGATATAAAATTGAGGGGAGCGATGAGCATTTAACCATAGCTACAACCCGCCCTGAAACGATATTGGGCGATACCGCTATTTGCGTAAACCCTAACGATGAACGTTACAGCCACCTGAAAGGTAAAAAAGCAATAGTGCCCATTGCCAACCGTGTTATACCTATAATATTTGACGATTATGTTGATGTTGAATTTGGTACAGGCTGCCTAAAGGTTACACCTGCACACGATGTAAACGATAAGGAACTAGGTGAAAAACACAATTTAGAGATTATAGATATTTTTAATGCAGATGCTACACTAAATAGTTACGGTTTGCATTATGAAGGTAAAGACCGTTTTGTGGTTCGAAACGAAATAGCCAAAGAGCTTGAAGCTGCTGGGGTTATGGAGAAGATAGAAACCCATACGAATAAAGTAGGTACATCTGAAAGAACTAAAGCGGTAATTGAGCCACGCCTTTCTGACCAATGGTTTTTAAAAATGGAAGAACTTGCCAAACCTGCTATTAAAGCCGTTTTGGAAAGCGAAGAAGTAAAATTACACCCGAAACGTTTTGATAATACCTACCGCCACTGGATGGAAAATATTCGTGATTGGAATATATCGCGCCAATTATGGTGGGGGCAACAAATACCCGCCTATTTTTATGGCGATGGTAAAGAAGATTTTGTTGTTGCAGAAACTAAAGAACAGGCATTAGGTTTAGCCAAGACTAAAACGGGCAATACAGCGCTAACGGTTAATGATTTAAAACAAGACCCTGATGCGCTAGATACTTGGTTCTCGTCGTGGTTATGGCCTATGGCTGTGTTTGGTGGTATTATGAACCCCGATAATGAGGAATTTAAATATTATTACCCTACTAACGATTTGGTTACAGGTCCTGATATTCTTTTCTTTTGGGTAGCTCGTATGATTGTTGCAGGATATGAGTACACTGGCGAAAAGCCATTTAGTAATGTATACCTAACAGGTTTGGTACGCGACAAGCAACGTCGTAAAATGTCCAAATCACTAGGAAACTCACCCGACCCGTTGGATTTGATTGAAAAATTTGGTGCTGATGGCGTTCGTGTAGGATTGTTACTAAGTGCCTCGGCAGGTAACGATATTATGTTTGATGAGGAACTTTGCAACCAAGGTAAAGGATTCTCTAATAAAATATGGAATGCATTCCGCCTTATAAAAGGGTGGGAGGTAAGCGATATTGAGCAGCCCGACCATAGTAAAAAAGCTATTGCGTGGTACGAAGCAAAGCTACAAAAAACGCTTGCCGAAATTGAAGACCATTTTGAGAAGTACAGAATATCTGACGCGCTAATGGCAATTTATAAGTTGGTTTGGGACGATTTCTGCTCGTGGTTCTTAGAGATGATTAAACCAGCTTACCAACAGCCTATTGATAGTGTTACATATGCTAAAGCAATTGAAATGTTGGAGCATAACTTAAAGTTACTCCATCCGTTTATGCCTTTTCTTACAGAGGAAATATGGCAGTATATTGCAGATAGAAACCCAGAGGAGGCGTTAATAGTATCGGAATGGCCAGTAATGCAGCCCGCCGATATGAGCATTATTGCTGGGTTTGAAATGGCAGCCGAAGTTATTTCGGGTATCCGAACCATACGTAAAGAGAAAAATATTTCGTTTAAAGATGCTATTTCGCTTAAAGTGGTTAATAATGATGATGCTACCGATTACTTTGATGCTATTATAACCAAACTGGGTAATGTAGATGCGCTTGAGTATGTAAACGAAGCTGTAAATGGTGCCCTAACGTTTAGAGTAAAATCCAACGAGTACTTTATACCTGTAGCAGGAGCAGTTAATGTTGAAGAGGAAATTACGAAGTTAACTGAAGAATTGGAGTACAATAAAGGCTTTTTAAAATCGGTACAGAAAAAACTAAGTAATGAGCGTTTTGTTAGTGGTGCTCCTGAAAAGGTGGTAGCTATAGAGAAACAAAAAGAAGCCGATGCTTTAGCTAAAATTGCCACTATAGAGCAAAGTTTAGCAAGCCTTACTACATAG
- a CDS encoding superoxide dismutase, giving the protein MKKVKIFLSAFVVLAALQSCKDNNNLEEVVEVPEEPREEAPAMGDPNTVKADEGTFDVAKLSYAYDALAPHIDAKTMEVHYSKHYLGYTNKLNKAIKGTNLEDQSIEEILMVVDTKNTDVRNNAGGYYNHSLFWEVMSPNGGGEPKGTLADAINAVFGSYDSFKMQFSAAAAKQFGSGWAWLVVNKDGKLAIGNTPNQDNPLMPNTGIAGTPILTLDVWEHAYYLNYQNKRPDYIDAFYNVINWDAVNQKYEAATAK; this is encoded by the coding sequence ATGAAAAAAGTAAAAATTTTCCTATCAGCATTTGTAGTACTCGCAGCACTACAATCGTGCAAAGACAATAATAACCTTGAGGAAGTGGTTGAAGTTCCTGAAGAGCCGAGAGAAGAAGCTCCTGCAATGGGCGATCCCAACACCGTAAAAGCAGATGAAGGCACTTTTGATGTAGCAAAACTATCATATGCCTACGATGCGCTGGCACCACATATTGATGCCAAAACAATGGAGGTACACTACAGCAAGCACTACCTAGGGTATACCAATAAATTAAACAAAGCCATAAAAGGAACCAATTTAGAAGATCAAAGTATTGAAGAGATACTAATGGTAGTTGATACAAAAAACACTGATGTAAGAAACAATGCAGGTGGTTATTACAACCATAGCCTGTTTTGGGAAGTAATGAGCCCCAACGGCGGAGGCGAGCCAAAAGGCACACTGGCAGATGCCATTAATGCAGTATTTGGATCGTACGATAGTTTTAAAATGCAATTTTCTGCTGCTGCTGCAAAACAATTCGGTTCGGGTTGGGCATGGTTAGTAGTTAATAAAGATGGTAAACTTGCAATAGGCAATACACCTAACCAAGATAACCCCTTAATGCCAAACACAGGCATAGCAGGTACACCAATACTAACATTAGATGTTTGGGAGCACGCTTACTATTTAAATTACCAAAATAAAAGACCCGATTATATTGATGCTTTTTACAATGTAATAAACTGGGATGCTGTAAACCAAAAGTACGAAGCAGCTACAGCAAAATAA
- a CDS encoding acyl-CoA-binding protein: MQKDDDLDTRFWEAFDKASNMTESSLPPDVMLRIYAYYKQATTGDVQLRQFQTFGVRDGFKMNAWMQVKHLTPDEAKERYIELINSVIK; this comes from the coding sequence ATGCAAAAGGACGACGACTTAGACACTCGTTTTTGGGAAGCTTTTGATAAGGCTTCTAATATGACAGAATCATCATTACCACCAGATGTAATGTTGCGTATATATGCATACTACAAACAAGCCACAACTGGAGATGTTCAGCTACGGCAGTTCCAAACCTTTGGTGTTAGAGATGGATTTAAAATGAATGCATGGATGCAGGTAAAACACCTAACCCCTGACGAAGCAAAAGAACGATACATAGAACTGATCAATTCAGTAATTAAATAA
- a CDS encoding phosphatidylserine decarboxylase family protein, producing the protein MFHKEGAKIIIIASILTVAVILLADMYIENFWLLKAIEVFALLFLILILQFFRNPKRTVTIADHHIIAPVDGKVVVIEEVYEPEYFKEKRLQVSIFMSPINVHVTRYAISGLIKFSKYHAGKYLVAWHPKASEENERTTVVIENHFFGEILYRQIAGALARRIVNYAKEGTQVVQGTDAGFIKFGSRVDLFLPIGTNVNVALNDKAVGGKTIIATKK; encoded by the coding sequence ATGTTTCATAAAGAAGGAGCCAAAATTATTATAATCGCATCAATACTAACCGTAGCGGTTATATTGCTTGCAGATATGTACATCGAAAACTTTTGGCTTTTAAAGGCTATAGAGGTTTTTGCACTGCTATTTTTAATACTAATATTACAGTTTTTCAGAAACCCAAAACGTACTGTAACTATAGCCGACCACCACATAATAGCACCTGTAGATGGCAAAGTGGTAGTGATAGAAGAAGTATACGAGCCTGAATATTTTAAAGAGAAAAGACTACAAGTATCTATATTCATGTCGCCTATAAATGTGCACGTTACACGCTACGCTATTAGCGGACTTATAAAGTTTAGCAAGTACCATGCAGGTAAGTATTTGGTAGCATGGCATCCAAAAGCAAGTGAGGAAAACGAGCGTACTACCGTAGTTATAGAAAATCATTTTTTTGGCGAAATTTTATACCGCCAAATTGCTGGTGCATTAGCCCGACGTATTGTAAACTATGCTAAAGAAGGCACCCAAGTAGTACAGGGTACAGATGCTGGATTTATAAAATTCGGGTCGCGCGTAGATTTATTTTTACCCATTGGTACCAATGTAAACGTAGCATTAAATGATAAGGCCGTAGGAGGAAAAACAATAATTGCAACAAAAAAGTAA
- a CDS encoding phosphatidate cytidylyltransferase yields MNENIVRALSGIIYIILLLTATLYSPISFEILFGIFLIVAIAEFCRLIKLTTAIPFSMAVIGFLFFAYTINNNIINNLLLNAAALFVSIPLLIGLFKNGAPIQRDKSSKLVLIAGYIIIPFLLLIKLPFINGKYNPYIIIGIFILIWTNDTFAYLVGKTLGKHKLYERISPKKTIEGFVGGLVFAIIASYIISQYYVFLSPLAWVGTAILLVLFGSIGDLVESKFKRNAGVKDSGTIMPGHGGILDRLDSIIFAIPFLFLYYQIINYVS; encoded by the coding sequence ATGAACGAAAATATAGTTAGGGCGCTTTCGGGCATTATATACATTATACTGCTTCTCACAGCTACGCTCTACTCCCCTATTAGCTTCGAAATACTTTTCGGTATATTCTTAATCGTTGCTATTGCCGAGTTTTGCCGCTTAATTAAACTAACCACCGCTATCCCTTTTAGCATGGCAGTAATAGGGTTTTTATTTTTTGCCTACACCATTAATAATAACATTATAAATAATTTGCTACTAAATGCAGCTGCTTTATTTGTATCTATACCGCTATTAATTGGGTTATTTAAAAACGGTGCCCCTATACAGCGCGACAAAAGCAGTAAACTGGTATTAATTGCAGGCTATATCATTATTCCGTTTTTACTGCTTATAAAACTACCTTTTATAAACGGAAAATATAACCCTTACATAATAATAGGAATTTTTATTTTAATCTGGACAAATGATACCTTTGCTTATCTTGTAGGTAAAACATTAGGTAAACACAAGCTATACGAGCGCATATCGCCCAAAAAAACTATTGAAGGTTTTGTAGGCGGGTTAGTGTTTGCTATAATAGCTAGTTATATTATTAGCCAATATTACGTATTTTTATCACCACTAGCATGGGTGGGTACAGCTATACTACTTGTGCTTTTCGGAAGTATAGGCGATTTAGTCGAATCGAAATTTAAACGGAATGCTGGTGTAAAGGATAGTGGTACTATTATGCCTGGACACGGCGGAATATTAGATCGTTTGGATAGCATTATATTTGCTATACCTTTCTTATTTTTGTATTATCAAATTATAAATTATGTTTCATAA
- a CDS encoding LUD domain-containing protein codes for MSFFKKIFGGGGDVSNNEKNAESSPFLPDEQLPIDELFITNFRKNGGKFLYCDTLPEIYEQFLNILEENDWFECEAICYDNKLFSLLDENKLNYNNPKNPNFILAGCENLIADEGSVLLSSNQIKQHKPNELPANIVIFATTSQIVKSKSDGLRYIKNKYNKEYPTNITTIKYFEKAKEEDFLHYGSAAKNLYLLLLEDL; via the coding sequence ATGAGTTTTTTCAAGAAAATTTTTGGTGGTGGAGGTGATGTATCTAATAACGAAAAAAATGCGGAGTCTAGTCCTTTTCTCCCTGACGAACAACTACCTATCGACGAACTTTTTATTACAAACTTCAGGAAAAACGGTGGTAAATTCCTCTACTGCGATACCCTACCTGAAATATACGAGCAGTTTTTAAACATACTAGAGGAAAACGATTGGTTTGAGTGCGAAGCAATATGTTACGATAATAAGCTGTTTAGTCTTTTGGACGAAAATAAACTCAACTACAACAATCCGAAAAACCCCAATTTTATACTAGCAGGATGCGAAAACTTAATTGCTGATGAAGGCTCGGTACTTTTATCGTCCAATCAAATAAAGCAGCACAAGCCTAACGAGCTCCCTGCAAACATTGTTATATTTGCCACTACAAGTCAAATTGTAAAAAGTAAAAGTGATGGTCTTAGGTACATAAAAAATAAGTACAACAAAGAATATCCTACCAATATTACCACAATCAAATATTTTGAAAAAGCAAAAGAAGAAGATTTCTTGCATTACGGTAGTGCTGCAAAAAACCTGTACCTACTGCTACTAGAAGACCTATAA